One stretch of Eupeodes corollae chromosome 2, idEupCoro1.1, whole genome shotgun sequence DNA includes these proteins:
- the LOC129946089 gene encoding heat shock protein 27-like, producing the protein MSLIPLLADIVNEIDSYRGYSTLDDGFGFGIYPCDIYRPRLASVQLSPIRRFSPYQRSLQTLRPKSGKSHSKEDYTVGKDGFQVCMDVSHFKPNELTVKTVGNSVVVEGKHEEREDDHGYISRQFVRKYQLPKGYDAKDVISTVSTDGVLTVKAPPPPNKALKNNERIVQIQQTGPAHLSINGCENKEESNQTQNNDKENKTDKMEQS; encoded by the coding sequence ATGTCACTAATTCCTTTACTGGCCGATATTGTTAATGAAATCGATAGTTATCGTGGTTATAGCACTTTGGACGATGGCTTCGGATTTGGAATCTATCCATGTGACATTTATCGCCCAAGACTGGCTTCGGTGCAATTGAGTCCGATTCGTCGCTTTTCACCATACCAGAGGTCACTCCAAACGTTACGGCCAAAAAGTGGCAAAAGTCATTCCAAGGAGGATTACACAGTTGGAAAGGATGGATTCCAAGTGTGCATGGATGTGAGTCATTTCAAACCAAATGAATTGACGGTGAAAACTGTTGGCAACAGCGTTGTAGTAGAAGGCAAGCACGAGGAGCGTGAGGACGACCATGGCTACATAAGTCGTCAGTTTGTTCGAAAATACCAACTGCCAAAAGGGTATGATGCCAAAGACGTCATCTCAACTGTATCCACAGACGGTGTTCTAACAGTTAAAGCTCCACCACCACCAAATAAGGCATTGAAGAACAACGAAAGAATTGTGCAGATTCAACAAACTGGTCCAGCACATCTGAGCATAAATGGATGTGAAAACAAAGAAGAGTCAAATCAAACACAAAACAATGATAAGGAGAACAAGACTGACAAAATGGAACAATCTTAA
- the LOC129946107 gene encoding heat shock protein 27-like has translation MSLIPLLADIVNEIDSYRGYSTLDDGFGFGIYPCDIYRPRLASVQLSPIRRFSPYQRSLQTLRPKSGKSHSKEDYTFGKDGFQVCMDVSHFKPNELTVKTVGNSVVVEGKHEEREDDHGYISRQFVRKYQLPKGYDAKDVISTVSTDGVLTVKAPPPPNKALKNDERIVQIQQTGPAHLSINGCENKEESNQTQNNDKENKTDKMEQS, from the coding sequence atgtcATTAATTCCCTTGCTGGCCGATATTGTAAATGAAATCGATAGTTATCGTGGTTATAGCACTTTGGACGATGGCTTCGGATTTGGAATATATCCATGTGACATTTATCGCCCAAGACTGGCTTCGGTGCAATTGAGTCCGATTCGTCGCTTTTCACCATACCAGAGGTCACTCCAAACGTTACGACCAAAAAGTGGCAAAAGTCATTCCAAGGAGGATTATACATTTGGAAAGGACGGATTCCAAGTGTGCATGGATGTGAGTCATTTCAAACCAAATGAATTAACAGTGAAAACTGTTGGCAACAGCGTTGTAGTAGAAGGCAAGCACGAGGAGCGTGAGGACGACCATGGCTACATAAGTCGTCAGTTTGTTCGAAAATACCAACTGCCAAAAGGGTATGATGCCAAAGACGTCATCTCAACTGTATCCACAGACGGTGTTCTAACAGTCAAAGCTCCACCACCACCAAATAAGGCATTGAAGAACGACGAAAGAATTGTGCAGATTCAACAAACTGGTCCAGCACACCTGAGCATAAATGGATGTGAAAACAAAGAAGAGTCAAATCAAACACAAAACAATGATAAGGAGAACAAGACTGACAAAATGGAACAATCGTAG
- the LOC129946201 gene encoding heat shock protein 23-like → MSVVPIMYDFEREMENFRKSMVSVDFAREMENFKKLVLADDSWFRGFPFDNFSMSSIVPLSFFHPPFFWRYPFQNHIEAALRDTNETMTINNDGFQLTFDVKEFKPNELAVKTVNNFLVIEGKHEERKDDHNFTKKHFSRTYLLPNGCNPDNVDSTISSDGVLCVKIPPPPPPRAAIECKERMVKIKQTGTTFPAIKA, encoded by the coding sequence aTGTCTGTTGTACCAATTATGTACGATTTCGAAcgtgaaatggaaaattttcgGAAATCAATGGTGTCCGTCGATTTCGCCCGtgaaatggaaaatttcaaaaaattagtgCTAGCAGACGACTCCTGGTTTAGAGGGTTTCCATTCGACAACTTTTCAATGAGCAGTATAGTGCCACTTAGTTTCTTCCATCCTCCATTTTTCTGGAGGTATCCATTTCAAAATCACATCGAAGCTGCTCTACGAGATACAAACGAAACGATGACTATTAATAATGATGGTTTCCAATTGACTTTTGACGTTAAAGAATTCAAGCCCAACGAACTTGCTGTTAAGACAGTGAATAATTTTCTTGTGATAGAAGGCAAACATGAGGAACGTAAAGATGATCATAATTTCACAAAGAAGCACTTTTCTCGTACTTATCTATTACCAAATGGCTGTAATCCAGACAATGTGGATTCAACAATTTCTTCTGATGGAGTGCTTTGTGTAAAAATACCACCCCCACCACCACCACGGGCTGCCATTGAATGTAAGGAAAGAATggtaaaaataaagcaaactgGGACAACTTTTCCAGCTATTAAAGCCTAA
- the LOC129947599 gene encoding heat shock protein 23-like — MSSLQLLLDLAENLESMSSPYYGSDFGVGINPHIIHRSHRPSVFRLPLALANRMEDCPAMMLRSKGANQNSAVSNVGKDGFQVCMDVQQFKPSELSVKVVDNAVVVEGKHEEREDDHGYISRHFVRRYTLPKNYDSDKVMSTLSSDGVLTVSIPKPAIEEKSNEKIIQIQQTGPAHLNVKDNKQESKTKNTANGNEKAQNGESKA, encoded by the coding sequence atgTCCTCACTTCAACTTCTTTTGGATTTGGCCGAAAACTTGGAGAGCATGTCATCGCCATACTACGGAAGCGACTTCGGGGTGGGAATAAATCCACACATCATTCACCGTAGTCACCGTCCAAGTGTATTCCGTTTGCCGCTGGCTTTGGCGAACCGCATGGAAGATTGTCCTGCTATGATGCTTCGCTCGAAAGGTGCCAACCAAAACTCGGCAGTGTCGAATGTCGGAAAGGATGGGTTCCAAGTGTGCATGGACGTGCAGCAATTTAAGCCAAGTGAACTTTCTGTGAAAGTGGTAGACAATGCTGTGGTGGTGGAAGGCAAACACGAAGAACGAGAAGATGACCATGGGTACATTTCGCGGCACTTCGTGCGCCGTTATACACTTCCAAAGAACTACGACTCAGATAAAGTAATGTCAACTCTGTCATCGGATGGCGTTTTGACCGTGAGCATTCCAAAACCTGCCATAGAGGAAAAATCAAATGAGAAGATCATCCAAATTCAACAAACGGGACCAGCTCACTTAAACGTAAAAGACAACAAGCAggaatccaaaacaaaaaatactgccAACGGTAATGAAAAGGCACAGAATGGAGAATCTAAGGCCTAA
- the LOC129948167 gene encoding heat shock protein 23-like — translation MSSLQLLLDLAENLESMSSPYYGSDFGLGINPHIIHRSHRPSVFRLPLALANRMEDCPAMMLRSKGANQNSAVSNVGKDGFQVCMDVQQFKPSELSVKVVDNAVVVEGKHEEREDDHGYISRHFVRRYTLPKNYDSDKVMSTLSSDGVLTVSIPKPAIEDKSNEKIIQIQQTGPAHLNVKDNNQESKTKNTANGAEKAQNGQTKA, via the coding sequence atgTCCTCACTTCAACTTCTTTTGGATTTGGCTGAAAACTTGGAGAGCATGTCATCGCCATACTACGGAAGCGACTTCGGGCTGGGAATAAATCCACACATCATTCACCGTAGTCATCGTCCAAGTGTATTCCGTTTGCCGCTGGCTTTGGCGAACCGCATGGAAGATTGTCCTGCTATGATGCTTCGCTCGAAAGGTGCCAACCAAAACTCGGCAGTGTCGAATGTCGGCAAGGATGGGTTCCAAGTGTGCATGGACGTGCAGCAATTTAAGCCAAGTGAACTTTCTGTGAAAGTGGTAGACAATGCTGTGGTGGTGGAAGGCAAACACGAAGAACGAGAAGATGACCATGGGTACATTTCGCGGCACTTCGTACGCCGTTACACACTTCCAAAGAACTACGACTCAGATAAAGTAATGTCCACTCTGTCATCGGATGGCGTGTTGACTGTGAGCATTCCAAAACCTGCCATAGAAGACAAATCAAATGAGAAGATCATCCAAATTCAACAAACGGGACCAGCTCACCTGAACGTAAAAGACAACAATCAggaatccaaaacaaaaaatactgccAACGGTGCTGAAAAAGCACAGAATGGACAAACAAAGGCCTAA
- the LOC129947598 gene encoding heat shock protein 27-like: protein MSLIPLLADIVNEIDSYRGYSTLDDGFGFGIYPCDIYRPRLASVQLNPIRRFSPYQRSLQTLRPKSGKSHSKEDYTVGKDGFQVCMDVSHFKPNELTVKTVGNSVVVEGKHEEREDDHGYISRQFVRKYQLPKGYDAKDVISTVSTDGVLTVKAPPPPNKALKNNERIVQIQQTGPAHLSIKRREDEEESNQLQNNHNGNDKKTD from the coding sequence atgtcATTAATTCCCTTGCTGGCCGATATTGTAAATGAAATCGATAGTTATCGTGGTTATAGCACTTTGGACGATGGCTTCGGATTTGGAATATATCCATGTGACATTTATCGCCCAAGACTGGCTTCGGTGCAATTGAATCCGATTCGTCGCTTTTCACCATACCAGAGGTCACTCCAAACGTTACGACCAAAAAGTGGCAAAAGTCATTCCAAGGAGGATTACACAGTTGGAAAGGACGGATTCCAAGTGTGCATGGATGTGAGTCATTTCAAACCAAATGAATTAACGGTGAAAACTGTTGGCAACAGCGTTGTAGTAGAAGGCAAGCACGAGGAGCGTGAGGACGACCATGGCTACATAAGTCGTCAGTTTGTTCGAAAATACCAACTGCCAAAAGGGTATGATGCCAAAGACGTCATCTCAACTGTATCCACAGACGGTGTTCTAACAGTCAAAGCTCCACCACCACCAAATAAGGCATTGAAGAACAACGAAAGAATTGTGCAGATTCAACAAACTGGTCCAGCACATCTCAGCATAAAGAGACGTGAAGACGAAGAAGAGTCAaatcaattacaaaataatCATAACGGCAATGACAAGAAAACCGATTAA
- the LOC129947985 gene encoding heat shock protein 23-like gives MSSLQLLLDLAENLDSMSSPYYGSDFGLGINPHIIHRSHRPSVFRLPLALANRMEDCPAMMLRSKGANQNSAVSNVGKDGFQVCMDVQQFKPSELSVKVVDNAVVVEGKHEEREDDHGYISRHFVRRYTLPKNYDSDKVMSTLSSDGVLTVSIPKPAIEEKSNEKIIQIQQTGPAHLNIKDNKQETKTTNTTNGTEKAPQKGGAKA, from the coding sequence atgTCCTCACTTCAACTTCTTTTGGATTTGGCCGAAAACTTGGACAGCATGTCATCGCCATACTACGGAAGCGACTTCGGGCTGGGAATAAATCCACACATCATTCACCGTAGTCATCGTCCAAGTGTATTCCGTTTGCCGCTGGCTTTGGCGAACCGCATGGAAGATTGTCCTGCTATGATGCTTCGCTCGAAAGGTGCCAACCAAAACTCGGCAGTGTCGAATGTCGGCAAGGATGGGTTCCAAGTGTGCATGGACGTGCAGCAATTTAAGCCAAGTGAACTTTCTGTGAAAGTGGTAGACAATGCTGTGGTGGTGGAAGGCAAACACGAAGAACGAGAAGATGACCATGGGTACATTTCGCGGCACTTCGTGCGCCGTTACACACTTCCAAAGAACTACGACTCAGATAAAGTAATGTCCACTCTGTCATCGGATGGCGTGTTGACTGTGAGCATTCCAAAACCTGCCATAGAGGAAAAATCAAATGAGAAGATCATCCAAATTCAACAAACGGGACCAGCTCACTTAAACATAAAAGACAACAAGCAGGaaaccaaaacaacaaatactaccAACGGTACTGAAAAGGCGCCACAGAAAGGAGGAGCTAAAGCTTAA